From [Clostridium] symbiosum, a single genomic window includes:
- a CDS encoding DUF4397 domain-containing protein produces the protein MLHEMNLSPDSDIFEMNDSDVSGIATPADNGNFDSGLSAMQDNRMIDPDFSVMPEDDVIDPDFSVMPDYDVIDPDFSVNPNWFPIGPGPVIPCPNCFPFPTQNVNARFINASPEFSGLTVEVDNRVILTGMDFAEVSRYRRYSRGFHRVTIMAANGFVFLQRNVFIGNNSTIAIVSSNNRMNLTTITDGGCSANFNNSCFRVCNLAYASGAVNVILSNGLMSFTNTRPGTAGSFSRLRPGSYPVSVARSARPAVNLLSTFINLNPNRVYTLYVLNWNPSPDTIQILLVEDMR, from the coding sequence ATGTTACATGAAATGAATTTATCACCGGACTCAGATATCTTTGAAATGAACGACTCTGATGTTTCCGGTATTGCCACCCCGGCTGATAACGGAAACTTTGACTCCGGACTTTCCGCTATGCAGGATAACCGCATGATTGATCCGGACTTTTCTGTTATGCCGGAGGACGACGTAATCGATCCCGATTTCTCCGTTATGCCTGATTACGACGTGATTGATCCCGATTTCTCCGTTAACCCGAACTGGTTCCCAATCGGGCCCGGCCCCGTCATTCCCTGCCCAAACTGCTTCCCCTTCCCGACACAGAACGTCAATGCCAGATTTATAAACGCTTCCCCGGAATTCTCCGGCCTTACGGTGGAAGTTGACAACCGGGTTATCCTGACCGGCATGGACTTTGCGGAAGTCAGCCGCTACAGAAGGTACTCGAGAGGATTCCACAGGGTAACGATTATGGCGGCCAATGGCTTTGTCTTCCTGCAGCGAAATGTTTTCATCGGCAATAATTCAACCATCGCAATTGTCAGCTCCAATAACAGAATGAACCTGACCACCATTACGGACGGCGGATGCAGCGCCAACTTTAACAACTCCTGTTTCCGTGTCTGTAACCTGGCTTACGCAAGCGGAGCCGTCAACGTAATTCTGTCAAACGGATTAATGAGCTTTACCAACACCCGCCCAGGCACAGCCGGAAGCTTCAGCAGACTCCGTCCGGGAAGCTATCCTGTCTCCGTGGCAAGATCCGCACGTCCGGCAGTTAACCTGCTCTCTACCTTCATCAACCTCAATCCAAACAGGGTATACACCTTATATGTCCTGAACTGGAACCCGTCTCCGGACACAATCCAAATCCTCCTTGTGGAAGATATGCGCTGA
- a CDS encoding MATE family efflux transporter, with the protein MKIENDLGKDDIKKLVIRIALPSMLAQFVNVLYSVVDRMYIGNIAGIGEIALAGVGICGPIVTMISAFASLVGIGGSPLMSIRMGEGNEKEAKKILANSFLMLAVISVITTAAALLLKNRLLMWFGASETIFPYANEYITIYLMGTIFALMAVGMNQFIICQGFAKVGMKSVTLGAVINIILDPIFIFGLHMGVAGAALATVLSQMASCIFVLLFLFGKKVPIRIGFGGYEWRIVRKITVLGMTPFLIIAFDNVLIIALNAALQHYGGAEGDKLLTCATIVQSFMLMVTMPLGGITGGTEPILGYNFGARRSDRVLSAQKYIVSLALAFTTVMFVVSQTMPYYFARIFTQNEEYISLTVWAIRIYTLGIIPLALQYTVVDGFTGMGVASVAIFLSMFRKVLYLGGVFILPILFGVTSIFYTEMISDFGGTVMSVAVYLLVIRKILKRREEGTF; encoded by the coding sequence ATGAAGATAGAAAATGACCTTGGAAAAGACGACATAAAGAAACTTGTAATCAGAATTGCGCTTCCGTCCATGCTGGCACAGTTTGTAAATGTACTTTACAGCGTGGTGGACAGAATGTACATAGGAAATATTGCGGGGATAGGAGAAATTGCGCTCGCCGGAGTGGGTATCTGCGGACCGATCGTGACGATGATATCGGCGTTTGCCTCCCTGGTAGGGATCGGCGGTTCGCCGCTTATGAGTATCAGAATGGGTGAGGGTAATGAGAAAGAGGCGAAAAAGATACTGGCCAACAGTTTTCTGATGCTGGCCGTTATCTCGGTCATCACAACGGCGGCGGCGCTGCTTCTGAAAAACAGGCTGCTCATGTGGTTTGGCGCCAGTGAAACGATTTTTCCCTATGCCAACGAATACATAACGATTTACCTGATGGGAACCATCTTTGCCCTGATGGCGGTGGGAATGAACCAGTTTATCATCTGTCAGGGATTTGCCAAGGTGGGAATGAAATCAGTGACCCTGGGAGCCGTTATCAATATTATCCTGGATCCCATTTTTATTTTCGGACTTCACATGGGGGTTGCGGGAGCCGCCCTGGCAACGGTTCTGTCGCAGATGGCTTCCTGCATTTTTGTACTTTTGTTCCTGTTTGGGAAGAAGGTGCCGATCCGGATTGGTTTCGGCGGCTACGAATGGAGAATTGTCAGGAAGATTACCGTGCTGGGAATGACGCCGTTTCTGATCATTGCTTTCGACAATGTGCTGATTATTGCCCTTAACGCGGCCCTGCAGCATTACGGCGGGGCGGAGGGAGACAAACTCTTAACCTGTGCTACGATTGTCCAGAGTTTTATGCTGATGGTGACGATGCCCCTTGGAGGCATCACAGGCGGCACAGAGCCGATTCTCGGATATAATTTCGGAGCGAGGCGTTCCGACAGGGTGTTAAGCGCACAAAAATATATTGTAAGCCTGGCACTCGCTTTTACAACGGTTATGTTTGTGGTTTCACAGACTATGCCCTACTATTTTGCCAGGATTTTTACACAGAACGAAGAATACATTTCCCTGACCGTGTGGGCCATCCGAATCTATACGCTGGGAATCATTCCTCTGGCTCTTCAGTATACGGTGGTCGACGGCTTTACCGGAATGGGAGTCGCCTCCGTGGCCATCTTCCTGTCCATGTTCCGGAAGGTGCTGTATCTGGGCGGAGTGTTCATACTTCCCATCCTTTTCGGCGTAACCTCCATCTTCTATACGGAGATGATCTCCGATTTCGGAGGGACGGTGATGAGCGTTGCCGTCTATCTGCTTGTGATACGCAAGATACTCAAAAGGCGCGAGGAAGGTACATTTTAA
- a CDS encoding DHHW family protein, with protein sequence MKRKVITTAAFLIPLTCLSVLSAVLPAKTFSEEENRYLAGKPSFTPESFMDGSFGKDYETWLSDQFPFRGTFVAAKTNADRLILREDVNGVYFGKDHYYIEKMDTEDLMTEQLSKNLDYLAAAAAGFTAMAGKEHVKIMLVPSASQVLTGKLPPFAAPADQAAVTKLAREKLRKTMGEDTILLDVEGTLKKVADEPVYYRTDHHWTTLGAYYAYRLYGQSAGFKPWEPEDFVETVVSSDFLGTIQSKLGIDLVPDEITLFLPAAPVKYKVFYDGLPEAHDSLYNEKALEKKDQYSVFLDGNHGWTKIVNEKAGEEAKGKKLLMIKDSYAHSFAPFVINHFEEVHMIDLRYFNMKPSDFAKSQEITDILVLYQIPGFAKDGNLFKIVR encoded by the coding sequence TTGAAAAGAAAAGTAATTACAACAGCGGCATTTTTAATCCCGCTCACATGTTTGTCGGTTCTGAGCGCGGTGCTGCCCGCAAAGACCTTTTCGGAGGAGGAAAACCGGTATCTGGCGGGAAAACCGTCATTTACGCCCGAATCCTTTATGGACGGAAGTTTTGGAAAAGATTATGAGACATGGCTGTCCGACCAGTTCCCGTTCAGGGGAACGTTTGTGGCAGCTAAAACCAACGCGGACCGGCTGATTCTAAGGGAAGACGTGAATGGAGTTTATTTTGGAAAAGATCATTATTATATAGAAAAAATGGATACCGAGGATTTAATGACGGAACAGCTGTCAAAGAATCTGGATTATCTGGCAGCCGCGGCGGCTGGTTTTACAGCCATGGCCGGGAAGGAACATGTGAAGATCATGCTGGTTCCATCCGCATCCCAGGTTCTGACCGGGAAACTTCCGCCCTTTGCGGCTCCTGCCGATCAGGCCGCGGTGACAAAGCTGGCCCGGGAAAAGCTTAGGAAAACGATGGGGGAGGATACCATTCTCCTGGATGTTGAAGGGACACTTAAGAAAGTAGCGGACGAACCGGTTTATTACAGGACGGATCATCACTGGACGACACTCGGCGCCTATTATGCCTACCGGCTGTACGGGCAGTCGGCCGGGTTTAAACCGTGGGAGCCGGAAGATTTTGTGGAAACGGTGGTGTCCTCTGACTTCCTGGGAACCATCCAGTCAAAGTTAGGCATTGATCTGGTTCCGGACGAAATCACATTGTTCCTCCCGGCAGCCCCTGTAAAATATAAAGTATTCTATGACGGGCTGCCGGAGGCGCATGATTCGCTTTATAACGAAAAGGCGCTGGAGAAAAAAGATCAGTATTCTGTTTTTCTGGACGGAAACCACGGATGGACAAAAATTGTAAATGAAAAAGCAGGGGAGGAGGCAAAGGGAAAGAAACTTTTGATGATAAAGGATTCCTATGCCCACTCATTTGCTCCCTTTGTCATCAATCATTTTGAGGAAGTTCATATGATAGATCTCAGATATTTTAATATGAAACCGTCGGATTTTGCGAAGAGTCAGGAAATTACCGACATTCTTGTGCTTTATCAGATACCAGGATTTGCAAAAGACGGGAATCTCTTCAAGATAGTGCGCTAA
- a CDS encoding MBOAT family O-acyltransferase: MVFSSLLFLFRFLPVALLAYYAAPRRYRNGILFVASLIFYGWGEPVYILLLLFSTVVDFIHGKLVHRLKGEGNIGGAKLAVASSVLINLSLLCIFKYTDFLIGAWNAATGGGVPPLNLALPIGISFYTFQTMSYTIDVYRGKAGVQTSIVAFGAYVAMFPQLIAGPIVRYSTIAKELTERKETLACFSEGIVLFTAGLGKKVLFANQLGQIWDEIIHIAPDERSILMVWIGVFAFGMQIYFDFSGYSDMAMGLGRMFGFHFPENFHYPYESKSITEFWRRWHISLGTWFKEYVYFPLDGSRCGRALQFRNIMIVWLLTGIWHGAGWNFLLWGLYFAVLLLAEKFFLHSLLVKCPSFIRWFYAMFAVYMGWVLFAFDDMGQGILYFRQLFGAAGISAVNTRTFYLFFTNILLMAAAAIGATSLPASFCREHVQEKTLFILEPLFVCAVLLLSTAYLVNAGYNPFLYFRF, encoded by the coding sequence ATGGTATTTTCAAGTCTTTTGTTTCTGTTCCGCTTCCTTCCTGTGGCGCTGCTTGCCTACTATGCAGCGCCCCGCAGGTACAGGAACGGGATACTGTTTGTAGCAAGCCTGATTTTTTATGGATGGGGGGAGCCGGTTTATATTCTGCTCCTCCTTTTTTCCACGGTTGTTGACTTTATTCACGGGAAACTTGTACACCGGTTAAAAGGCGAGGGGAATATCGGAGGAGCAAAGCTTGCCGTGGCATCCTCGGTGCTGATTAATCTTTCGCTTCTCTGTATCTTTAAATATACGGATTTTCTGATTGGCGCATGGAACGCCGCGACGGGGGGAGGAGTACCGCCTCTTAACCTGGCGCTGCCCATCGGAATCTCTTTTTACACCTTCCAGACCATGTCCTACACGATAGACGTGTACAGGGGGAAAGCCGGAGTCCAGACGAGTATTGTGGCGTTCGGCGCCTACGTGGCGATGTTTCCGCAGTTAATTGCCGGCCCGATCGTGCGCTACAGCACAATCGCTAAGGAACTGACGGAGAGGAAGGAGACGCTTGCCTGCTTTTCGGAGGGGATTGTCCTGTTTACCGCGGGGCTGGGGAAGAAAGTGCTGTTCGCAAACCAGCTGGGGCAGATCTGGGATGAGATTATTCATATTGCTCCCGATGAGAGAAGTATTCTGATGGTGTGGATTGGCGTTTTTGCATTTGGAATGCAGATTTACTTTGATTTTTCCGGTTACTCCGATATGGCTATGGGACTGGGCCGGATGTTCGGATTCCATTTTCCCGAGAATTTCCACTATCCGTATGAATCGAAGAGCATTACGGAGTTCTGGCGCCGCTGGCATATCTCGCTGGGGACCTGGTTTAAGGAGTATGTCTACTTTCCGCTCGACGGAAGCCGGTGCGGCCGGGCTCTTCAGTTCCGGAATATTATGATTGTCTGGCTGCTCACGGGAATCTGGCATGGGGCCGGCTGGAACTTTCTGCTGTGGGGGCTTTATTTTGCCGTTCTTTTGCTGGCGGAGAAATTTTTCCTGCACAGCCTGCTGGTAAAATGCCCGTCCTTCATCAGGTGGTTTTATGCGATGTTTGCAGTCTATATGGGCTGGGTGCTTTTTGCCTTCGATGATATGGGGCAGGGGATTTTATACTTCAGACAGCTTTTTGGAGCGGCCGGAATCAGCGCGGTCAATACGAGGACCTTTTATCTCTTTTTTACAAACATTCTTCTGATGGCTGCTGCGGCAATCGGAGCCACCTCCCTGCCCGCGTCCTTCTGCAGGGAACATGTGCAGGAAAAAACGCTTTTTATCCTGGAGCCGCTCTTTGTCTGCGCCGTGCTTCTGCTGTCGACGGCTTATCTGGTGAACGCGGGATATAACCCGTTTTTGTATTTCAGATTTTAG
- a CDS encoding DUF4358 domain-containing protein: MKKRTMIFAAAALAAGLTACAPKTETTAPETTIEETQETTQESVPAESEGNDETASEETGAETNAEISDELLSKVYAAVKEAYGEKYVPSMMFDETMMEGTFGITKDQYDSYVAEGPMISAHVEMFVGVKAKEGKAADVAKALEDYRKSQLDGALQYPMNMPKIEASEVVTHGDYVFFIMLGSPEMEAEEQGEEAALESAKENNQIAVDTIAGFFKS; this comes from the coding sequence ATGAAAAAAAGAACGATGATTTTTGCAGCGGCGGCGCTGGCGGCAGGCCTTACAGCCTGTGCACCGAAAACGGAGACAACTGCACCGGAAACTACGATAGAGGAAACGCAGGAAACAACACAGGAGTCTGTTCCGGCGGAGAGCGAAGGGAATGATGAGACGGCATCCGAAGAAACCGGGGCAGAGACAAACGCAGAGATTTCAGATGAGCTTCTGAGCAAAGTCTATGCGGCGGTAAAGGAAGCCTATGGCGAGAAGTACGTACCCAGCATGATGTTTGACGAGACGATGATGGAAGGCACTTTCGGTATTACGAAGGACCAGTATGATTCCTACGTGGCGGAAGGCCCGATGATTTCCGCACATGTGGAGATGTTTGTCGGCGTCAAAGCCAAAGAAGGAAAGGCGGCCGATGTGGCAAAGGCGCTTGAGGACTACAGGAAGAGCCAGCTTGACGGAGCGCTTCAGTATCCGATGAATATGCCTAAGATCGAGGCGTCTGAAGTAGTTACACACGGCGACTATGTATTCTTCATTATGCTTGGTTCACCTGAAATGGAAGCGGAAGAGCAGGGTGAGGAAGCGGCGCTTGAGTCGGCAAAGGAGAATAATCAGATCGCCGTTGACACGATTGCCGGATTTTTTAAATCATAG
- a CDS encoding 3-deoxy-7-phosphoheptulonate synthase encodes MGFEYVSKLPTPDEIKEQFPLAPELAAVKAVKDAEIRDVFTGKSDKFLVIIGPCSADREDSVCDYVNRLAKVQDKVKDKLILVPRIYTNKPRTTGDGYKGLLHQPNPEKKPDLFEGLLAIRKLHMRVIRETEFSTADEMLYPENLTYLNDVMSYIAVGARSVENQQHRLVSSGIDVPVGMKNPTSGGLSVMLNAVHAAQHGHEFIYRSWEVMTQGNPLTHTILRGSVNKHGQCQPNYHYEDLKLLLELYMERDLQYPACIVDANHSNSNKLYQEQIRIVKEVLHSRRHSDDIRNFVKGVMIESYIEPGCQKVGEHCYGKSITDPCLGWDDSERLLYEMADSL; translated from the coding sequence ATGGGATTTGAATATGTCAGCAAACTGCCGACACCGGATGAAATTAAGGAACAGTTTCCGCTGGCGCCCGAACTGGCCGCAGTCAAGGCTGTAAAGGACGCGGAGATCCGTGACGTTTTTACAGGGAAGAGCGATAAATTTCTAGTTATTATCGGTCCCTGCTCGGCCGACAGGGAGGATTCCGTATGTGATTACGTAAACCGCCTTGCCAAGGTACAGGATAAAGTAAAAGACAAACTGATATTGGTTCCCCGGATTTACACCAATAAGCCGAGAACCACCGGCGACGGTTACAAGGGTCTGCTTCACCAGCCGAACCCGGAGAAGAAGCCCGATCTTTTTGAGGGCCTGCTGGCCATCAGGAAGCTTCATATGCGCGTTATCAGGGAAACGGAATTCTCAACGGCGGATGAGATGCTCTACCCGGAAAACCTTACTTATTTAAATGATGTAATGTCCTACATAGCCGTCGGCGCCCGTTCTGTTGAAAACCAGCAGCACCGCCTCGTATCCAGCGGCATCGACGTGCCTGTCGGCATGAAGAACCCAACCAGCGGCGGACTGTCCGTCATGCTCAACGCGGTTCACGCCGCCCAGCACGGCCATGAATTTATCTATCGGAGCTGGGAGGTCATGACACAGGGCAATCCTCTGACCCATACTATCCTCAGAGGCTCTGTCAACAAACACGGCCAGTGCCAGCCGAACTATCATTATGAGGACTTAAAACTGCTTCTTGAGCTATACATGGAACGCGATTTACAATATCCGGCCTGCATTGTGGACGCCAACCATTCCAACTCCAATAAGCTCTATCAGGAGCAGATCCGCATTGTAAAAGAGGTGCTCCACAGCCGCCGCCATTCGGATGATATCCGCAATTTCGTCAAAGGCGTTATGATTGAGAGCTACATCGAACCTGGCTGCCAGAAGGTCGGCGAGCACTGTTACGGCAAATCCATCACCGATCCATGTCTGGGCTGGGATGATTCCGAGCGTCTTCTTTATGAGATGGCCGACAGCCTGTAA
- a CDS encoding RsiV family protein translates to MKKTGKNQREITENENQELESLMVDPQLNYRMERMEQEYKEIKVPTELKGRVLQAMQEGKDALNAEQEKETDRVTEKKEVSKQVQDNGKQGRKRTASHYLLRTAQTAAAALMVVTVLANTSAETAYAMSRIPVLGAITKVVTFRTYEQQNENSEAKVEVPKIEAGEGSGITGAAEQVNKSVEDYTNQIIARFEEDVKRDGEEAHIGLYTEYKVLADNNRFFTLKIQTDEVMASGYQSALIYNIDKKTDKILELKDMFPAGTDYVTLLSDAAKKVMQKNMQEDENKSYFLDDGMGSDFEKINENQTFYINDAGRMVLVFNEYDVAPGYMGLVEIELPDSVFHADGL, encoded by the coding sequence ATGAAAAAAACGGGGAAAAACCAAAGAGAAATCACGGAAAATGAAAACCAGGAACTGGAATCCCTGATGGTGGATCCACAATTAAATTACAGAATGGAGCGGATGGAACAGGAATATAAGGAAATCAAAGTTCCAACGGAACTGAAAGGTAGAGTATTGCAGGCAATGCAGGAAGGAAAAGACGCCCTGAATGCAGAACAGGAAAAGGAGACTGATCGAGTGACGGAAAAGAAAGAAGTTTCAAAACAGGTCCAGGATAACGGGAAACAGGGCAGAAAGAGAACAGCCTCCCATTATCTCCTCAGAACAGCACAGACCGCTGCAGCTGCCCTTATGGTGGTCACGGTTCTGGCAAATACCAGCGCCGAAACGGCATATGCAATGAGCCGTATCCCGGTGCTCGGCGCCATCACAAAAGTAGTTACATTCCGTACCTATGAGCAGCAGAATGAGAATTCGGAAGCCAAGGTTGAGGTTCCGAAGATTGAGGCCGGTGAAGGCTCCGGTATTACCGGTGCTGCCGAGCAGGTCAATAAGTCGGTGGAAGACTACACCAACCAGATTATCGCCCGGTTTGAAGAAGATGTAAAGAGGGACGGGGAAGAGGCACACATAGGACTTTATACCGAATATAAGGTGCTGGCGGACAACAACCGGTTCTTCACCCTGAAAATTCAGACCGACGAGGTTATGGCCAGTGGATACCAGAGTGCGCTCATCTATAACATAGACAAGAAAACAGATAAAATCCTGGAACTGAAAGATATGTTCCCGGCGGGGACGGACTACGTAACCCTGCTGTCCGACGCAGCTAAAAAAGTGATGCAAAAGAACATGCAGGAAGATGAAAACAAATCCTACTTCCTGGACGACGGTATGGGAAGTGATTTTGAGAAAATCAACGAGAACCAGACTTTCTATATCAATGATGCGGGACGTATGGTGCTTGTTTTTAACGAATACGACGTGGCTCCCGGTTATATGGGACTTGTAGAAATCGAACTTCCAGATTCGGTATTTCACGCGGACGGCTTATAA
- a CDS encoding sigma-70 family RNA polymerase sigma factor translates to MRKETMRDKLEEVILASYESMYRMAFVYMKNEADALDVVQDSVVKAIKNSGQLKEVSYMKTWLFRIVINTAIDELEKRKKVLPLFSENEDAKEDKYCDFDTINSLAQLDQTEKTIILLRYCEEWKLEEIAVYMELNLNTVKSILYRSLKKLKTELMKGEAVS, encoded by the coding sequence GTGAGAAAAGAGACAATGCGGGATAAACTTGAAGAAGTAATTCTGGCTTCCTATGAATCTATGTACCGTATGGCGTTTGTATATATGAAAAATGAAGCAGATGCACTGGATGTGGTACAGGACAGCGTAGTTAAAGCCATCAAAAATTCAGGACAGCTGAAAGAAGTATCTTATATGAAGACCTGGCTGTTCAGAATCGTAATTAATACGGCTATCGACGAGCTTGAGAAGAGGAAAAAAGTACTTCCTCTGTTCTCGGAAAATGAAGATGCAAAAGAAGATAAATACTGTGATTTTGATACGATAAATTCTCTGGCACAGCTGGATCAGACAGAAAAAACAATTATTTTACTCCGATACTGTGAGGAGTGGAAGTTAGAGGAGATAGCCGTGTATATGGAGCTTAATTTGAACACCGTTAAGAGCATCCTGTACAGGAGTCTGAAGAAATTGAAAACAGAGTTGATGAAAGGAGAGGCAGTTTCATGA
- a CDS encoding collagen-like protein, whose protein sequence is MHINDYYNKDYENQGGSSQCSKRPTCSDRPLCQPCQKCCSTVTVGTTLTGAPGTNARVTNSGTPCKAVLNFEIPRGSTGATGPTGAAGSNGATGPAGATGATGSNGATGPTGATGAAPEDVFASFATFALQFVNATQIQMGTSTADPTGQIVLTDLTRIALAPGYYLISYHVSAILATPGYMQITPSYNGSPHIEYGIYFKTGTDYTSAYGSNSIIIEVLQETFFTLTYNSNVSSSEGTATIAIVKLNRPASGSNAVSALIE, encoded by the coding sequence ATGCATATTAATGACTATTACAATAAAGATTATGAAAATCAAGGGGGTTCATCTCAATGTTCAAAACGGCCCACCTGTTCCGACCGCCCTCTTTGCCAGCCCTGTCAAAAGTGCTGTTCCACCGTCACCGTAGGCACGACTTTGACAGGAGCGCCCGGAACAAACGCCAGAGTCACCAATTCGGGGACACCCTGTAAAGCAGTTCTCAATTTTGAAATTCCAAGGGGCAGCACCGGGGCAACCGGGCCAACTGGCGCGGCCGGAAGCAACGGCGCTACCGGGCCGGCTGGCGCTACTGGGGCCACCGGAAGCAACGGCGCTACCGGGCCGACTGGCGCTACCGGCGCAGCTCCCGAAGATGTTTTCGCATCTTTTGCAACTTTTGCTCTGCAATTTGTAAATGCCACCCAAATCCAGATGGGAACTTCTACCGCAGATCCGACCGGCCAGATTGTATTAACAGATCTTACCAGAATTGCACTTGCGCCGGGATATTACCTGATTTCGTACCATGTATCGGCGATTCTTGCAACTCCCGGATACATGCAGATTACACCTTCCTATAATGGAAGTCCGCACATTGAATACGGAATCTATTTTAAGACAGGCACCGACTATACAAGCGCCTATGGCTCCAACTCAATCATCATTGAAGTTTTGCAGGAAACGTTCTTTACACTGACCTATAACAGTAACGTCTCCAGCAGTGAGGGCACCGCAACGATAGCCATTGTCAAGCTCAACCGGCCTGCTTCGGGTTCAAATGCGGTGAGCGCCCTTATTGAGTGA
- a CDS encoding AraC family transcriptional regulator: MDNNLLGTSRVIEYIEAHLLEETLDLESVAKEIGYSKYHLHRMFSSVVGLTLHNYIKRRRMTECARMLLSTDLSIQEIALCAGYDAQRSFSRSFRAMYRCSPQYYRKHGDFLPLQLKYDITSRKKINGDKIREIKITELDALTLIGYSTSTGKGFKDIGKCWHRLHKNKSRIKNRVDFSFLIGVNDYAGFESGGENPVFRYIAGAQVSSTEYLPKGMEVFRLPSGRYAVFHWRGKNEDSLQPVAEYVYQEWFPHSTCRFSENNPYDFVLYGEEIGEHDENEIQYWVPIA; encoded by the coding sequence ATGGATAACAATTTACTGGGAACATCACGGGTGATTGAATATATTGAAGCGCATTTACTGGAAGAAACCCTGGATTTAGAATCTGTTGCAAAGGAAATCGGCTATTCGAAGTATCATTTACACAGAATGTTTTCCTCTGTCGTCGGCCTCACACTCCATAATTATATTAAAAGACGCAGAATGACGGAGTGCGCACGGATGCTTCTGTCTACCGATTTATCCATCCAGGAAATTGCACTGTGCGCCGGCTATGATGCACAACGCTCTTTTTCCAGGAGCTTCAGAGCCATGTATCGATGCAGTCCTCAATATTATAGAAAACACGGCGATTTTCTCCCCCTTCAATTGAAATATGATATTACCAGCCGAAAGAAAATCAACGGTGACAAGATACGGGAAATCAAAATCACAGAATTGGACGCACTGACGCTCATCGGTTACAGCACCAGCACCGGAAAGGGATTTAAGGACATAGGAAAATGCTGGCACAGGCTACACAAAAATAAATCCAGAATTAAAAACAGGGTGGACTTTTCCTTTTTAATCGGTGTCAACGATTACGCAGGATTTGAAAGCGGCGGCGAAAATCCGGTCTTCAGATATATTGCGGGAGCGCAGGTATCCTCCACCGAATACCTTCCCAAAGGCATGGAAGTCTTTCGGCTGCCATCCGGCAGATATGCCGTATTCCACTGGAGAGGCAAAAATGAAGATAGTCTGCAGCCGGTTGCGGAGTATGTCTATCAGGAATGGTTTCCCCATTCAACCTGCCGGTTCAGTGAAAATAATCCCTATGATTTTGTCCTGTATGGAGAGGAAATCGGCGAACACGATGAAAATGAAATCCAATACTGGGTTCCTATCGCATAA
- a CDS encoding flavodoxin family protein: MNDRRVLAIAGSPRRNGVTSKMLECAVNAAERNGWKVDKINLYEKHIEFCSGCRSCLTSGMCVRNDDIQEIAALLQECDTVILAAPVYWANVPAAVKNMFDRLLGVAMEETGTFPKPRLSERQKYVLLTACNTPFPFSGLCGQSSGALRTMREFFKTSGMKCGGKFVCTNTSVRKEPSDRILRKIEKYWER; the protein is encoded by the coding sequence ATGAACGACAGGAGAGTACTGGCCATAGCAGGAAGTCCACGCAGAAATGGGGTTACATCGAAGATGCTGGAGTGCGCGGTAAATGCCGCCGAACGTAATGGCTGGAAAGTGGATAAGATAAATTTGTATGAGAAACATATTGAATTTTGCAGCGGCTGCCGTTCCTGCCTTACTTCGGGAATGTGTGTCAGGAACGATGATATCCAGGAGATAGCAGCGCTTCTGCAGGAATGTGATACGGTTATTCTTGCAGCTCCCGTTTACTGGGCGAATGTCCCTGCCGCGGTAAAAAATATGTTTGACCGCCTTCTGGGCGTTGCAATGGAGGAGACCGGTACCTTTCCGAAGCCCCGCCTGTCAGAACGGCAGAAATATGTCCTCCTGACTGCATGCAATACCCCATTCCCATTTTCCGGGCTGTGCGGCCAGAGCAGCGGGGCGCTGCGTACGATGAGGGAGTTTTTCAAAACATCAGGAATGAAATGCGGCGGAAAATTTGTCTGTACGAATACTTCGGTGAGAAAAGAACCTTCGGACAGGATTCTACGGAAGATTGAGAAGTATTGGGAGCGCTGA